The DNA segment GCATGACCGACAGCACGACCGCTGCGCCCACCGGGTTCGGCCCCGAGGTCGAGGCGGCGATCGCCCGCGTCCGCGAGGACGTCGCCCGCCTGCACGCCGAGCTCGTCCGCTACGGCCTCGTCATCTGGACCGGCGGCAACATCTCCGGCCGCGTACCCGGCGCCGACCTGTTCGTGATCAAGCCGAGCGGCGTCTCCTACGACGACCTCGCGCCCGAGAACATGATCCTCTGCGACCTCGACGGCACCGTCGTCCCGGGCAGCCTCGGGTCCGAGCGCAGCCCCTCCAGCGACACCGCCGCGCACGCCTACGTCTACCGCGAGATGCCCGAGGTCGGCGGCCAGGTGCACACGCACTCCACCTACGCCACCGCCTGGGCGGCCCGCGCCGAGGCAATCCCCT comes from the Rathayibacter festucae DSM 15932 genome and includes:
- a CDS encoding L-ribulose-5-phosphate 4-epimerase, yielding MTDSTTAAPTGFGPEVEAAIARVREDVARLHAELVRYGLVIWTGGNISGRVPGADLFVIKPSGVSYDDLAPENMILCDLDGTVVPGSLGSERSPSSDTAAHAYVYREMPEVGGQVHTHSTYATAWAARAEAIPCVITAMADEFGGEIPLGPFAIIGDDSIGRGVVSTLTGHRSRAVLMQNHGVFTIGKDAKDAVKAAVMTEDVARTVHIARQGGELVPIPQESIDALFDRYQNVYGQNPTGALA